A single region of the Streptomyces diastaticus subsp. diastaticus genome encodes:
- the serS gene encoding serine--tRNA ligase, giving the protein MIDLRLLREDPDRVRASQRARGEDVALVDALLSADERRRSSGVRFDELRSEQKSLGKLIPKATGDEKAELLKKAGELSAAVKAADAEKDEADEEAKQLLLRLGNVVHPDVPVGGEEDFTVLSEHGTIRDFAAEGFEPRDHLELGEALGAIDVERAAKVSGSRFYYLTGVGALLELALVNAAIAQAGAAGFTPMLTPALVRPRAMEGTGFLGQAAEDVYHLEKDDFYLVGTSEVPLAAYHMDEIIEADKLPLRYAGFSPCFRREAGTYGKDTRGIFRVHQFDKVEMFSYVAPEDAEAEHQRLLDWEIQWLQSLELPFQVIDVASADLGSSASRKFDCEAWIPTQGKYRELTSTSNCTEFQARRLSVRMRDGKKVQPLATLNGTLCAVPRTIVAILENHQQADGSVRVPEVLRPYLGGRATLDPQ; this is encoded by the coding sequence GTGATTGACCTTCGCCTGCTTCGTGAGGACCCCGACCGTGTGCGCGCCTCCCAGCGCGCCCGTGGAGAGGACGTCGCACTCGTCGACGCCCTGCTCTCCGCCGACGAACGGCGCAGGTCGTCCGGCGTCCGCTTCGACGAGCTGCGTTCCGAGCAGAAGTCGCTCGGCAAGCTCATCCCCAAGGCCACCGGTGACGAGAAGGCCGAACTGCTGAAGAAGGCCGGCGAACTCTCCGCCGCCGTCAAGGCCGCCGACGCCGAGAAGGACGAGGCCGACGAGGAGGCCAAGCAGCTCCTGCTCCGCCTGGGCAACGTCGTCCACCCCGACGTCCCGGTCGGCGGCGAGGAGGACTTCACCGTCCTCTCCGAGCACGGCACCATCCGCGACTTCGCCGCCGAGGGCTTCGAGCCCCGCGACCACCTGGAGCTCGGCGAGGCCCTCGGCGCCATCGACGTCGAGCGCGCCGCCAAGGTCTCCGGCTCACGCTTCTACTACCTCACCGGCGTCGGCGCCCTGCTGGAGCTGGCCCTGGTCAACGCCGCGATCGCCCAGGCCGGCGCCGCCGGTTTCACCCCCATGCTGACGCCGGCGCTGGTCCGCCCGCGAGCGATGGAGGGCACCGGCTTCCTCGGCCAGGCCGCCGAGGACGTCTACCACCTGGAGAAGGACGACTTCTACCTGGTCGGCACCTCCGAGGTCCCCCTCGCGGCGTACCACATGGACGAGATCATCGAGGCCGACAAGCTGCCCCTGCGGTACGCCGGCTTCTCGCCGTGCTTCCGCCGTGAGGCCGGCACGTACGGCAAGGACACCCGGGGCATCTTCCGCGTCCACCAGTTCGACAAGGTGGAGATGTTCTCCTACGTCGCGCCGGAGGACGCCGAGGCCGAGCACCAGCGTCTGCTCGACTGGGAGATCCAGTGGCTCCAGAGCCTGGAACTCCCCTTCCAGGTGATCGACGTGGCCAGCGCCGACCTCGGCTCCTCGGCCTCGCGGAAGTTCGACTGCGAAGCCTGGATCCCGACCCAGGGCAAGTACCGCGAGCTCACCTCCACCTCGAACTGCACGGAGTTCCAGGCCCGCCGCCTGTCCGTGCGGATGCGGGACGGCAAGAAGGTCCAGCCGCTGGCGACGCTCAACGGCACGCTGTGCGCCGTCCCCCGGACCATCGTCGCCATCCTGGAGAATCACCAGCAGGCCGACGGCTCCGTGCGGGTGCCGGAGGTTCTCCGCCCCTACCTCGGCGGACGCGCCACCCTCGACCCGCAGTAG
- a CDS encoding HAD family hydrolase, translating into MSPARPAPVFPYKLVATDLDGTLLRPDDTVSERTREALAAATAAGAAHIVVTGRSVAWTRHVLDDLGYEGIAVCGQGAQVYHAGEHRLLTSLTMDRRLAGLAVDKIEAETGPLLLAAVRDGLDGEVLIGPGYRVQEGPLVGVPCTDRAELWAAPISKVYLQHATLGDDELAAAALRIAGDLVGVVMAGPGVVELLPLGLSKATGLSLAARRLGTKGAETIAFGDMPNDIPMFGWAGHGVAMANAHRELKAVADELTTSNAEDGIAVVLERLLTG; encoded by the coding sequence GTGAGCCCCGCCCGTCCCGCCCCCGTGTTCCCGTACAAGCTCGTCGCCACCGACCTGGACGGAACGCTGCTGCGGCCCGACGACACGGTCTCCGAACGCACCCGGGAGGCACTCGCCGCCGCCACCGCGGCGGGTGCCGCGCACATCGTGGTGACCGGTCGCTCCGTCGCCTGGACCCGCCACGTCCTCGACGACCTCGGCTACGAAGGCATCGCGGTCTGCGGCCAGGGCGCGCAGGTCTACCACGCGGGGGAGCACCGGCTGCTCACCTCGCTGACGATGGACCGGCGCCTGGCCGGGCTGGCCGTCGACAAGATCGAGGCGGAGACCGGGCCCCTGCTGCTCGCCGCCGTCCGCGACGGCCTGGACGGCGAGGTGCTCATCGGCCCCGGCTACCGGGTCCAGGAAGGCCCCCTCGTCGGCGTCCCCTGCACCGACCGGGCCGAGCTGTGGGCGGCCCCGATCAGCAAGGTCTACCTCCAGCACGCCACCCTCGGCGACGACGAACTCGCCGCGGCCGCCCTGCGGATCGCGGGTGACCTGGTGGGCGTCGTGATGGCCGGGCCGGGCGTGGTGGAACTGCTGCCCCTGGGCCTCTCCAAGGCCACCGGGCTCTCTCTGGCCGCCCGGCGCCTCGGCACCAAGGGCGCCGAGACCATCGCCTTCGGCGACATGCCCAACGACATCCCGATGTTCGGCTGGGCCGGCCACGGCGTCGCCATGGCCAACGCCCACCGGGAACTCAAGGCCGTGGCCGACGAACTCACCACCTCCAACGCGGAGGACGGCATCGCCGTGGTCCTGGAGCGCCTGCTCACCGGCTGA
- a CDS encoding ABC transporter permease: protein MYDPTVARLTYRALLGRRRALILFVLPALLLIIAAAVRLLTGADDSTAEAVLGGFSLAVMVPIIGVVAGTGAIAPEIDDGSVVYLLAKPIKRPTIILTKLFVAIGVTMAFSAIPTLIAGFILNGNGGQLAVAYTVAALVASIAYAALFLLLGTITRHAVVFGLVYALIWEGLFASLISGARTLSVQQWALAIAEKVTGGEAVTSDVALPTAVVLLVAATVLATWYAGQKLRSLTVAGEE from the coding sequence ATGTACGACCCCACGGTCGCCCGGCTCACCTACCGGGCACTGCTCGGCCGCCGCCGGGCCCTCATCCTCTTCGTCCTCCCGGCGCTGCTCCTGATCATCGCCGCGGCGGTCCGGCTCCTCACCGGAGCCGACGACAGCACGGCGGAAGCGGTCCTCGGCGGCTTCTCCCTCGCCGTCATGGTGCCGATCATCGGAGTCGTCGCGGGTACCGGCGCGATCGCACCGGAGATCGACGACGGCTCGGTGGTGTACCTGCTGGCCAAGCCGATCAAGCGCCCCACGATCATCCTGACCAAGCTGTTCGTCGCCATCGGCGTGACGATGGCGTTCTCCGCCATACCCACCCTGATCGCCGGCTTCATCCTCAACGGCAACGGAGGACAGCTCGCCGTCGCCTACACGGTCGCGGCGCTGGTCGCCTCCATCGCCTACGCGGCGCTCTTCCTCCTGCTGGGCACCATCACCCGGCACGCCGTGGTCTTCGGACTGGTCTACGCCCTGATCTGGGAGGGCCTCTTCGCCTCGCTCATCAGCGGGGCCCGCACCCTCAGCGTGCAGCAGTGGGCGCTGGCGATCGCCGAGAAGGTGACCGGTGGCGAGGCCGTCACCTCCGACGTGGCTCTGCCGACGGCGGTGGTCCTGCTGGTGGCGGCGACCGTCCTGGCCACCTGGTACGCGGGACAGAAGCTGCGGAGCCTGACCGTGGCCGGGGAGGAGTGA
- a CDS encoding ABC transporter ATP-binding protein, with product MTTLSIDHASRWFGNVVAVNDITMTIGPGVTGLLGPNGAGKSTLINMMGGFLAPSTGTVTLDGDPVWRNESVYRHIGIVPEREAMYDFLTGREFVVANAELHGLDAATAARALATVDMEYAQDRKIATYSKGMRQRVKMASALVHEPSVLLLDEPFNGMDPRQRMQLMELLRRMGEEGRTVLFSSHILEEVEQLASHIEVIVAGRHAASGDFRRIRRLMTDRPHQYVVRSSDDRALAAALIADPSTSGIEVDAREGALRVQAVDFGRFTELLPRVARDHGIRLLTVSPSDESLESVFSYLVAA from the coding sequence GTGACCACCCTGAGCATCGACCACGCCTCCCGCTGGTTCGGGAACGTCGTCGCGGTCAACGACATCACCATGACGATCGGCCCCGGCGTCACCGGCCTCCTCGGCCCCAACGGCGCGGGCAAGTCCACACTGATCAACATGATGGGCGGCTTCCTCGCCCCCTCCACCGGCACCGTCACCCTCGACGGCGACCCGGTGTGGCGGAACGAGTCCGTCTACCGGCACATCGGGATCGTCCCCGAGCGCGAGGCCATGTACGACTTCCTCACCGGCCGGGAGTTCGTCGTCGCCAACGCCGAGCTGCACGGCCTCGACGCCGCCACGGCCGCTCGCGCCCTGGCCACGGTCGACATGGAGTACGCCCAGGACCGGAAGATCGCGACCTACAGCAAGGGGATGCGCCAGCGGGTCAAGATGGCCTCGGCGCTGGTGCACGAACCCTCGGTGCTGCTCCTCGACGAGCCGTTCAACGGCATGGACCCCCGCCAGCGTATGCAGCTCATGGAACTGCTGCGGCGGATGGGCGAGGAGGGCCGCACGGTGCTCTTCTCCTCGCACATCCTGGAGGAGGTCGAGCAGCTCGCCTCGCACATCGAGGTGATCGTCGCCGGCCGGCACGCCGCCTCCGGGGACTTCCGCCGCATCCGGCGGCTGATGACCGACCGACCGCACCAGTACGTGGTGCGTTCCAGCGACGACCGGGCACTGGCCGCCGCGCTGATAGCGGACCCGTCCACCTCCGGCATCGAGGTGGACGCCCGGGAGGGGGCGCTGCGTGTCCAGGCGGTCGACTTCGGGCGGTTCACCGAACTGCTCCCCCGGGTGGCACGGGACCACGGCATCCGGCTGCTGACGGTCTCGCCGTCCGACGAGTCCCTCGAATCGGTCTTCTCCTATCTCGTCGCGGCGTAA